A window of Gemmatimonadota bacterium contains these coding sequences:
- a CDS encoding penicillin acylase family protein, with the protein MRILLRLLGVLAALALVLVASAWFGGRAYLRRSVAQYEGSVAVPGPGAEIEVLFDARGVPQVYARTDADARFALGWLHASERLFQMELTRRMARGELSEIFGAIAVELDEEQRRLGFAWQNARDIGSLDPAVRATMEQYLAGVNAWIAQAKPLPPEFVILGFKPRPWTVEDVSVVGFYQSWFSLTLMDKGKDYREVFGRLGGDASRLANAVHAWSPATVPLTQAAPKMTKASNSWVVAPRHSASGAAIHASDPHLELSSAPGLWYAVGLHSAEGLEMVGVSAPGFPAITMGHNGTVSWAFTVAPVDLVDDYNEVIEGADTPTPRVRTADGWAPVLVQAETILVKGEAPRIARILRAPRGPVMTVRGDTALVLHWSGYDLPAWSVMAGVNALDRVKDFEGFRRAVTNLGSLAVNWTYADKQGNIGYQLGAPIPVRDGYDTFVPQSGTDARAQWRGYRPLEERPFALNPAQGWLATTNDQVVGDAYPYPIPGYYDLTRKTRIAAILSAAVRGTDTTGTDPNGKVGVAAMTAAQMDLVSGNAVRWRLLAATAAEQAGNAAAARSLRDWNGRVAVSDTAATLWAYWWHALPRELFEDELGADWRKAASLTLAALSDSAEAFADDARTPDRETLEAIAVRAMRKALAERWQRPFGEMQTLTVRHPLASVAALDKWLGLTRGPIAIGGDDATLDAAFARFDTTTRALHDEAGPSMRFVLDWADVDGFTLSRHLGQSGNPLSPHFADFLEPHLAGEAWPMPFTRAKVEARAVTTLRIIPARQ; encoded by the coding sequence ATGCGCATCCTGCTCCGCCTCCTCGGCGTCCTCGCGGCGCTCGCCCTCGTCCTCGTCGCCTCCGCCTGGTTCGGCGGGCGGGCCTACCTCCGCCGCTCGGTCGCCCAGTACGAAGGGTCGGTCGCGGTGCCCGGACCGGGCGCCGAGATCGAGGTCCTCTTCGACGCCCGCGGCGTGCCGCAGGTCTACGCCCGGACCGACGCCGACGCCCGCTTCGCCCTCGGCTGGCTCCACGCCAGCGAGCGGCTCTTCCAGATGGAGCTCACCCGGCGCATGGCGCGCGGCGAGCTCTCGGAGATCTTCGGGGCGATCGCCGTCGAGCTCGACGAGGAGCAGCGCCGCCTCGGCTTCGCCTGGCAGAACGCGCGCGACATCGGGTCGCTCGACCCCGCGGTGCGCGCCACCATGGAGCAGTACCTCGCCGGCGTGAACGCCTGGATCGCGCAGGCCAAGCCGCTGCCGCCGGAGTTCGTCATCCTCGGCTTCAAGCCGCGGCCCTGGACGGTCGAGGACGTGAGCGTGGTGGGCTTCTACCAGAGCTGGTTCTCGCTCACGCTCATGGACAAGGGCAAGGACTATCGCGAGGTGTTCGGTCGGCTCGGCGGCGACGCCAGCCGGCTCGCGAATGCGGTGCATGCCTGGTCACCGGCCACGGTCCCGCTCACGCAGGCCGCCCCGAAGATGACCAAGGCCTCCAACTCCTGGGTCGTCGCGCCACGGCACTCGGCGAGCGGCGCCGCGATCCATGCGTCCGACCCGCACCTCGAACTCTCCAGCGCGCCCGGACTCTGGTACGCCGTCGGCCTGCACTCCGCCGAAGGGCTCGAGATGGTCGGCGTCAGTGCCCCGGGGTTCCCGGCCATCACCATGGGCCACAACGGCACGGTGAGCTGGGCGTTCACCGTCGCGCCGGTAGACCTGGTGGACGACTACAATGAAGTGATCGAGGGGGCCGACACCCCCACCCCCCGCGTGCGGACCGCCGACGGATGGGCGCCCGTGCTCGTGCAGGCGGAGACGATCCTCGTGAAGGGCGAGGCGCCGCGCATCGCGCGGATCCTCCGCGCGCCGCGCGGGCCGGTCATGACCGTGCGCGGCGACACCGCCCTCGTGCTCCACTGGTCCGGCTACGACCTCCCCGCCTGGAGCGTGATGGCCGGCGTGAACGCGCTCGACCGCGTCAAGGACTTCGAGGGATTCCGTCGCGCCGTCACCAACCTCGGCTCGCTCGCGGTCAACTGGACCTACGCCGACAAGCAGGGCAACATCGGCTACCAGCTCGGCGCCCCGATCCCCGTGCGCGACGGCTACGACACCTTCGTGCCGCAGTCGGGGACCGACGCGCGCGCGCAGTGGCGCGGCTACCGCCCGCTCGAGGAGCGCCCCTTCGCGCTCAATCCCGCGCAGGGATGGCTCGCGACCACCAACGACCAGGTGGTCGGTGACGCCTATCCGTATCCGATCCCGGGCTACTACGACCTCACCCGCAAGACGCGCATCGCCGCGATCCTCTCCGCCGCGGTGCGCGGCACCGACACCACGGGGACCGACCCCAACGGGAAGGTCGGCGTCGCCGCGATGACCGCAGCGCAGATGGATCTCGTCTCGGGGAACGCGGTGCGCTGGCGCCTGCTCGCGGCCACCGCGGCGGAGCAGGCGGGGAACGCGGCCGCCGCCAGGTCGCTGCGCGACTGGAACGGTCGCGTCGCGGTGAGCGATACCGCCGCCACGCTCTGGGCCTACTGGTGGCACGCGCTGCCGCGCGAGCTCTTCGAGGACGAACTCGGCGCCGATTGGCGCAAGGCGGCGTCCCTCACGCTCGCCGCGCTCTCCGACAGCGCCGAGGCCTTCGCCGACGATGCGCGCACGCCGGACCGCGAGACGCTCGAGGCGATCGCCGTGCGCGCCATGCGGAAGGCGCTCGCCGAGCGCTGGCAGCGACCCTTCGGCGAGATGCAGACGCTCACCGTGCGCCATCCGCTCGCGAGCGTCGCCGCACTCGACAAGTGGCTCGGCCTCACGCGCGGCCCCATCGCCATCGGCGGGGACGACGCGACGCTCGACGCGGCCTTCGCGCGGTTCGACACCACCACGCGCGCCCTGCACGACGAGGCGGGGCCGAGCATGCGCTTCGTGCTCGACTGGGCCGACGTCGATGGCTTCACGCTCAGCCGCCATCTCGGGCAGTCGGGGAATCCGCTCAGTCCGCACTTCGCCGACTTCCTCGAGCCGCACCTCGCGGGCGAGGCGTGGCCCATGCCGTTCACGCGCGCGAAGGTCGAGGCGCGCGCCGTGACGACGCTCCGGATCATCCCCGCCCGGCAATAG